A window from Flavobacterium sp. 83 encodes these proteins:
- the tatC gene encoding twin-arginine translocase subunit TatC — MAKKNLNEMSFLDHLEELRWLLVRSTIAVLILATVTFFISDYIFDVIIFGPTHADFITYRFFCDLSHTLGFADSICVTEMPFIIQNTDMEGQVNVLVWTCILAGFILGFPYILWEIWKFISPALYEKEKKHAKLFIFVSSLLFFLGVLFGYFVVVPMSVNFFATFKISDVVKNQFSIDSYIGMVKTSVVASGLFFELPIIIYFLTKLGLVTPEFLRKYWKYAVIIILIVAAIVTPPDVVSQTIVAIPMLIIYELSILISKMVVRNQKKANG; from the coding sequence CGAAATGTCGTTTTTAGATCATCTTGAAGAATTAAGATGGTTACTGGTTAGAAGTACTATAGCAGTTTTAATCCTTGCAACGGTTACTTTTTTTATTAGTGATTACATATTTGATGTAATCATTTTTGGACCTACACATGCTGATTTCATCACCTACCGTTTTTTTTGTGATTTATCGCATACCTTAGGTTTTGCTGATAGTATTTGCGTAACCGAAATGCCCTTTATAATCCAAAACACGGATATGGAAGGTCAAGTTAACGTATTGGTCTGGACCTGTATTTTGGCTGGATTTATTCTGGGATTCCCTTATATTTTGTGGGAAATATGGAAGTTTATCAGTCCCGCTTTGTATGAAAAAGAAAAAAAGCATGCAAAACTTTTTATTTTTGTTTCCTCATTACTTTTCTTTTTAGGAGTCCTATTTGGCTATTTTGTAGTAGTACCAATGTCGGTTAACTTTTTTGCTACTTTCAAAATAAGCGATGTTGTAAAAAACCAGTTCAGCATTGATTCTTACATCGGTATGGTAAAAACAAGTGTTGTAGCCAGCGGTTTGTTTTTTGAATTACCAATAATCATCTACTTCTTGACCAAACTTGGATTAGTAACTCCTGAATTTTTAAGAAAATACTGGAAATATGCCGTAATCATAATACTTATTGTCGCAGCGATTGTTACGCCGCCTGATGTAGTAAGTCAAACTATTGTTGCTATCCCTATGTTAATAATCTACGAATTGAGTATCTTAATTTCAAAAATGGTAGTACGAAATCAAAAAAAAGCAAATGGCTGA
- a CDS encoding carboxymuconolactone decarboxylase family protein, whose translation MADIIQEFNEYRSKMNEKLLADNNKIVKRIFNLDTNAYAAGALDVKTKELLGLVASAVLRCDDCVKYHLETSYKEGVTKEEMMEAMGIATLVGGTIVVPHLRRAYEFWEALEENGTK comes from the coding sequence ATGGCTGATATAATTCAAGAATTCAACGAATACCGTTCAAAAATGAACGAAAAATTATTGGCAGACAATAATAAAATTGTAAAACGTATTTTTAATTTAGATACCAATGCATATGCAGCGGGAGCACTGGATGTAAAAACAAAAGAGCTTCTGGGATTGGTAGCTTCGGCAGTTTTACGTTGTGATGATTGCGTAAAATACCATTTGGAAACCAGCTATAAAGAAGGTGTGACCAAAGAAGAAATGATGGAAGCAATGGGAATCGCTACACTTGTAGGCGGAACCATTGTGGTTCCACATTTAAGAAGGGCGTATGAATTCTGGGAAGCACTTGAAGAAAACGGAACAAAATAA
- the lptB gene encoding LPS export ABC transporter ATP-binding protein, producing MKLRAENLIKTYKGRSVVKGISVEVNQGEIVGLLGPNGAGKTTSFYMIVGLVKPNSGNIFLDDLNITDYPMYKRAQQGIGYLAQEASVFRKLSIEDNILSVLQLTKLSKAEQEAKMESLIEEFSLEHIRTNRGDLLSGGERRRTEIARCLATDPKFILLDEPFAGVDPVAVEDIQRIVAQLKNKNIGILITDHNVQETLAITDKTYLMFEGGILKAGIPEELVEDEMVRRVYLGQNFELRKKKLEF from the coding sequence ATGAAATTAAGAGCCGAAAATCTCATAAAAACCTATAAAGGTCGCAGTGTTGTAAAAGGCATTTCGGTAGAAGTGAATCAAGGCGAAATCGTAGGGCTTTTAGGACCTAACGGTGCCGGAAAAACAACTTCGTTTTATATGATAGTAGGATTGGTTAAACCAAATTCAGGCAATATATTTTTAGACGATTTGAATATCACCGACTATCCTATGTACAAAAGAGCACAGCAGGGAATTGGATATTTAGCACAGGAAGCTTCTGTTTTCAGAAAATTAAGTATTGAAGACAACATATTAAGCGTACTTCAATTGACTAAACTATCCAAAGCCGAACAAGAGGCTAAGATGGAAAGTTTAATCGAGGAATTTAGCTTAGAACACATTCGAACCAATCGCGGTGATTTACTTTCCGGTGGAGAACGCCGTCGTACAGAAATTGCACGCTGTCTGGCTACCGACCCAAAATTTATATTACTGGATGAACCTTTTGCTGGTGTCGATCCAGTTGCCGTTGAAGACATTCAAAGAATTGTAGCGCAATTAAAAAACAAAAACATTGGTATTCTTATTACCGATCACAATGTTCAGGAAACGTTAGCAATCACTGATAAAACTTATTTAATGTTTGAAGGCGGAATCCTTAAAGCAGGTATCCCCGAAGAATTAGTGGAAGATGAAATGGTTCGTCGTGTGTATTTGGGACAAAATTTCGAGTTGAGAAAGAAGAAATTGGAGTTTTAA
- a CDS encoding glycoside hydrolase family 25 protein: MKKKLVRRQTTRTRKPKKKASIFSGKFMRFSVVTFFILLVIGIGYHYRNGLAYYFSFKSDKVLSETAKDKRISDVRNFQVLEKHEGKSIGLDVSEYQGKISWSYVDTLENKYPLHFVFIRATVGRDRKDRQFNRNWLGAKENKMIRGAYHYYRPNENSLEQAALFIKTVTLDKGDLPPILDIEKLPKNQSLDSLKVGLKRWLKTVELHYGVKPIIYTGEKYYDDFLKDEFSDYLFWIANYNFYREEIDDDWLFWQFTEKASVSGIKGNVDVNIYNGDLQQLRYITVE, from the coding sequence ATGAAAAAAAAACTGGTCCGACGACAAACCACAAGAACTCGTAAACCAAAAAAGAAAGCCTCGATTTTCTCGGGCAAGTTCATGCGTTTTTCAGTTGTTACTTTTTTTATTTTACTGGTTATTGGGATTGGGTATCATTATCGGAATGGCTTAGCTTATTATTTCAGTTTTAAATCAGATAAGGTACTTAGTGAGACTGCTAAAGATAAGCGTATTTCTGATGTTCGTAATTTTCAGGTTTTAGAAAAACACGAAGGGAAAAGCATTGGTTTGGATGTTTCAGAATATCAAGGAAAAATCAGTTGGTCTTATGTAGATACTTTGGAAAATAAATATCCCTTACATTTTGTTTTTATAAGAGCCACAGTAGGGAGAGATAGAAAAGATCGTCAGTTTAATCGAAACTGGCTTGGCGCCAAAGAAAATAAAATGATTCGGGGTGCCTACCATTATTACCGTCCCAATGAAAATTCACTTGAACAAGCGGCACTTTTCATAAAAACTGTAACACTTGATAAAGGGGATTTACCTCCTATTTTAGATATTGAAAAACTTCCAAAAAATCAATCGCTCGATAGTTTGAAAGTTGGATTGAAACGCTGGTTAAAAACTGTGGAATTGCATTATGGAGTAAAACCTATTATTTATACAGGCGAGAAATATTATGATGATTTTTTAAAAGATGAATTTAGTGATTATCTTTTTTGGATTGCCAATTACAATTTTTACAGAGAAGAAATAGATGATGATTGGCTGTTCTGGCAGTTCACTGAAAAAGCCTCAGTTTCAGGAATAAAAGGAAATGTCGATGTCAATATTTACAATGGTGATTTGCAGCAGTTGCGGTATATTACTGTGGAGTAA
- a CDS encoding phosphatidylcholine/phosphatidylserine synthase: MNIKKHIPNIITLLNLFCGCIALVFAFHRYYEMAFYFVCLGIFLDFFDGFFARLFKVSSPLGLQLDSLADMVTSGVVPGLVMYQLMINTSTAMSESYMQIFPYVGFIITLGSCYRLANFNIDTRQTDSFIGLPTPANALFILSLPLVLKYSDSLLLLEILTDQWVLLVITLLSAYILNAEIPLFSLKIKKFSFKENALQIIFLLLSILLLVFFQYLGIPLVIIFYVLLSVVNNKWLKK, encoded by the coding sequence ATGAATATTAAAAAGCACATCCCGAATATCATTACGTTACTCAACCTTTTTTGTGGCTGTATTGCTTTGGTTTTTGCATTTCATCGGTATTATGAAATGGCTTTTTATTTTGTATGCCTTGGTATCTTTTTAGATTTTTTTGATGGCTTTTTTGCCCGGTTATTCAAAGTCTCCAGTCCGTTGGGTTTGCAGTTGGATTCTTTAGCGGATATGGTTACTAGTGGTGTTGTTCCTGGTTTAGTGATGTATCAGCTAATGATTAATACTTCAACTGCTATGTCAGAGAGTTATATGCAAATTTTTCCTTATGTAGGTTTTATTATCACTTTGGGTTCTTGTTATCGCTTGGCCAATTTTAATATCGATACACGTCAAACGGATTCTTTCATAGGTTTGCCAACGCCCGCTAATGCTTTGTTTATTTTAAGTTTACCGCTAGTTTTGAAATATTCGGATTCTTTATTGCTCCTTGAAATCTTGACGGATCAATGGGTTTTATTGGTTATAACTTTATTAAGTGCTTATATCCTGAATGCTGAAATTCCGTTGTTTTCATTAAAAATTAAAAAGTTTAGTTTCAAAGAGAATGCACTTCAGATTATCTTTCTACTACTATCCATTTTGTTGTTAGTTTTCTTTCAATATTTAGGTATTCCGTTGGTGATTATTTTTTATGTTTTACTTTCGGTAGTGAATAACAAATGGCTTAAAAAGTAG
- a CDS encoding PorV/PorQ family protein: MVCTVNHSQAVRKYSNEFMNIGVDAAALGMSNTVVASTSDVNSGYWNPAGLIHLEDHQVSLMHANYFANIAQYDYAAYASPIDDRSAWGISLIRFGVDDILNTTELIDSQGNIDYNRISLFSTADYGFTFSYARKLPVPGFQYGVNAKVIRRIIGKFASSWGFGFDIGLQFEKNDWQFGLIIRDITTTYNVWNIDEVEYKKIANAIPGENQELPESTEITAPKAQLGIAKKFLIHYDYSIMAAANMNMRFTKTNDAFSTDFISIDPAIGLEFGYTDLVFLRAGVGNFQKVQQLDSTEKVGFQPNIGLGFKYKGIQIDYALTDLGNQSTALYSNIFSVKVDLGLFRN, encoded by the coding sequence TTGGTTTGTACTGTAAATCACAGTCAGGCTGTCAGGAAATACTCGAATGAGTTTATGAATATCGGCGTGGATGCGGCAGCTTTAGGTATGTCAAATACTGTCGTGGCCTCAACCAGCGATGTCAATTCAGGATATTGGAATCCTGCAGGACTCATCCATCTGGAAGATCATCAAGTATCGTTAATGCATGCCAACTATTTTGCCAATATTGCCCAATATGATTATGCTGCTTATGCTAGCCCTATAGATGACCGCAGTGCTTGGGGGATTTCTTTAATTCGTTTTGGCGTGGATGATATTTTGAATACTACTGAATTAATCGACAGTCAAGGCAATATTGACTACAACCGAATCTCTCTTTTTTCTACGGCCGATTATGGTTTTACTTTTTCGTATGCCAGAAAGCTTCCTGTACCCGGATTTCAGTATGGCGTAAATGCGAAAGTGATCCGTCGTATTATTGGGAAATTTGCCAGTTCTTGGGGATTTGGTTTTGATATTGGATTACAATTCGAAAAAAATGATTGGCAATTTGGACTCATTATCCGTGATATAACCACCACTTATAACGTATGGAATATTGATGAAGTCGAGTATAAAAAAATTGCCAATGCCATTCCCGGAGAAAACCAAGAACTACCGGAAAGCACAGAGATTACAGCTCCAAAAGCACAACTGGGAATAGCCAAAAAATTCCTCATTCACTACGATTACAGCATTATGGCTGCTGCCAATATGAATATGCGGTTTACCAAAACCAATGATGCTTTCTCAACTGATTTTATAAGTATTGATCCAGCGATAGGACTGGAATTTGGCTATACTGATTTGGTCTTTCTACGTGCTGGCGTTGGGAATTTCCAAAAGGTACAACAATTGGACAGTACCGAAAAAGTAGGATTTCAACCCAATATTGGATTGGGCTTTAAATACAAAGGCATTCAAATTGATTATGCACTAACCGATTTAGGCAATCAAAGTACCGCTCTATATTCGAATATTTTTTCGGTGAAAGTAGATTTAGGTTTGTTTCGCAATTAA
- a CDS encoding DUF4105 domain-containing protein, which produces MNFSLLKKISFFIILITTINQSFSQNLLLSKQAKVSVLTCGTGNESYSLFGHTAIRINDSYNNIDVVYNYGAFDFNTPNFVLKFTKGDLQYFAVAHSYMDFINEYIYEKRSVYEQELNIPPNLKQKLFDNLNTSLSSGDSHYTYKFIDKNCTSMVVDIINKTLDTVAIVKNTDTDITYRTILYPYFDNHFYEKLGTSIIFGKKVDKLGTQIFLPFELQKSLKKVFFQNHPLAPENKTIIEFEKEISSSWWNNCYSYLILLGFIILINKKSINLFYLIIMALLGVFFAFAGFYSYHLELGYNYNILLFNPTLLGLLYFYATKNKKGIYNLAVFNLISIIVYIAILINKADFLIILPLIITSIVILVKLAIQNKNRIPIII; this is translated from the coding sequence ATGAATTTCTCTTTATTAAAAAAAATTTCTTTTTTCATCATATTAATTACTACCATAAACCAAAGTTTCAGTCAAAACCTTTTGTTGTCAAAACAAGCAAAAGTTAGTGTCCTGACCTGCGGAACAGGAAACGAATCGTACTCCCTTTTTGGGCATACTGCCATTCGCATCAATGATTCCTATAACAACATTGATGTGGTGTATAACTATGGAGCTTTTGACTTCAACACCCCAAATTTTGTTTTAAAATTCACAAAAGGAGATTTACAATATTTTGCAGTGGCACATTCCTACATGGATTTCATTAATGAATACATTTATGAAAAAAGATCCGTTTATGAACAGGAGTTGAATATTCCACCGAACCTCAAACAAAAATTATTTGATAATCTAAACACTTCTTTATCTTCAGGAGACAGCCATTACACCTATAAATTTATTGATAAAAACTGTACATCAATGGTAGTTGACATCATCAATAAAACACTCGATACTGTTGCGATAGTAAAAAACACAGATACTGATATTACCTATAGAACGATATTGTATCCGTATTTTGACAATCACTTTTACGAAAAATTAGGCACCAGCATTATCTTCGGAAAAAAAGTGGATAAATTGGGAACACAAATCTTTTTACCATTCGAATTACAAAAAAGCCTGAAAAAAGTTTTTTTTCAAAATCATCCTCTTGCTCCCGAAAACAAAACGATAATCGAATTTGAAAAAGAAATTTCCAGTTCTTGGTGGAACAATTGCTATAGCTATTTAATTCTTCTGGGATTTATTATACTGATTAACAAGAAAAGCATCAACCTATTTTACCTAATTATAATGGCTTTATTAGGGGTATTCTTCGCATTTGCCGGATTTTATTCGTATCACTTAGAGTTAGGATACAATTACAATATTTTATTATTCAATCCTACCTTATTGGGACTGCTTTATTTTTACGCTACAAAAAACAAAAAGGGAATTTACAATCTGGCTGTATTCAATCTTATTTCGATAATCGTTTACATTGCTATTTTAATAAACAAAGCCGACTTTCTAATCATATTGCCTTTAATAATTACTAGCATCGTAATTTTAGTAAAACTAGCAATCCAAAACAAAAATCGAATTCCAATAATTATTTAA
- a CDS encoding exopolysaccharide biosynthesis polyprenyl glycosylphosphotransferase: MFSVDKMHFEISERKTILRFFDVFFVLSALFLVGKVFDFDYFTFSTTNFNWTIVLAVYLNLFGTIFEMYDLQVASNQFQVLRSAILTVSTTVLVYLLTPVFSPELPSKRLQILLFYFVVFLAIVLWRMFYVGFLASNRFFQNAILICDKEQVEELILGLENIDPHYKIIGFVHADALEDEISEYHYVPNIKRSELFSFVKENAVSEIVIASQKTEGITAGLYQQLLHLLESGSIIREYTQVYESKTQRIPVHYIARDFYRFFPFSRSNHNKLYLLSVRFLEIITSIFGLSFGLIIFPLILIGNAIGNRGKLFYTQKRVGKDGVIFEILKFRTMITNAESNGAVFATLQDSRVTLFGKFLRKTRIDEFPQFINILKGDMAVIGPRPERPFFVKEIAEIMPFYETRHVIKPGLTGWAQVNYSYGATIEDSLIKLQYDLYYIKHRSVFLDLNIIFKTITTVLFYRGQ; the protein is encoded by the coding sequence ATGTTTTCAGTAGACAAAATGCATTTTGAAATTTCAGAACGAAAGACAATACTCCGTTTTTTTGATGTTTTTTTTGTTTTGAGCGCATTGTTTCTTGTGGGTAAAGTTTTCGATTTTGATTATTTTACTTTTTCCACTACTAACTTTAATTGGACCATCGTTTTAGCTGTTTACCTGAATCTTTTTGGGACCATTTTTGAAATGTATGACCTTCAAGTAGCGAGCAATCAATTTCAGGTTTTGCGAAGTGCTATTCTTACGGTATCAACGACCGTTTTAGTATATTTATTGACTCCGGTTTTTTCTCCGGAATTGCCTTCTAAAAGACTTCAAATCCTATTGTTCTATTTTGTCGTTTTTCTTGCTATAGTTTTATGGCGTATGTTTTATGTTGGTTTTTTAGCGTCTAACCGGTTTTTTCAAAATGCCATTTTAATCTGTGATAAAGAACAGGTAGAGGAGTTGATTTTAGGATTAGAAAATATAGATCCCCATTATAAAATTATTGGTTTCGTACATGCTGATGCACTTGAAGATGAAATATCAGAATACCACTATGTTCCCAATATAAAAAGATCCGAATTGTTTTCTTTTGTCAAAGAAAATGCTGTATCCGAAATTGTGATTGCCTCCCAAAAAACAGAGGGTATTACTGCAGGATTGTATCAGCAATTGCTTCATTTATTAGAGTCTGGAAGCATTATCAGGGAGTATACACAAGTGTATGAAAGTAAAACGCAACGCATTCCGGTGCATTATATCGCCAGAGATTTTTATCGGTTCTTCCCTTTTAGCCGTAGCAATCATAATAAGTTGTATTTGTTGAGTGTCCGATTTTTAGAAATAATTACTTCGATTTTTGGATTGTCTTTTGGTCTAATCATATTTCCATTAATATTAATTGGAAACGCTATAGGAAACAGAGGGAAATTGTTTTATACCCAAAAACGTGTAGGTAAAGATGGAGTCATTTTCGAAATTTTAAAATTCAGGACTATGATTACTAATGCCGAATCTAATGGAGCTGTTTTTGCCACTTTACAAGATTCCAGAGTTACGTTATTCGGAAAATTTTTAAGAAAAACCAGAATAGATGAATTTCCTCAATTTATAAATATTCTAAAAGGCGATATGGCTGTTATAGGCCCACGGCCAGAACGTCCCTTTTTTGTTAAAGAAATAGCAGAAATAATGCCTTTTTATGAAACACGGCATGTAATAAAACCTGGGCTTACAGGCTGGGCGCAAGTGAATTATTCTTATGGTGCCACTATTGAAGACAGTTTAATAAAGCTACAATATGACTTGTATTATATTAAACACCGAAGTGTCTTCCTGGATTTAAATATTATTTTTAAAACAATTACTACAGTATTGTTTTATAGAGGGCAGTAG
- a CDS encoding O-antigen ligase produces MKKEDQSYLYLILFHVVLGAMVYAVPFISKIYGYFIFIFGIYYVIKKQNKNNEALIAAAYVVGSEVFLRMTDGNPLYEISKYGVMIFVFIGMYFSGFSKGAAPYWLFLILLIPSVVISTVALDLETDIRKAIAFNISGPVCLGIVSLYTYRRRISLEETNSILLSMGLPVVTCMVYLTLYTPNVRDVVTSTQSNYETSGGYGPNQVATILGLGMFIFFSRIILDSKSKFQILINAFIAFNITYRGMITFSRGGMITGFLMIGLLLFFLYSKSNFAGRVKLNYIIVLLVVALFATWSYTSFQTGGLINKRYANQDAAGRSKKSQLTGREEIAQDEIKIFFENPIFGVGVGKGVEVRQLDSPGAALSHDEITRMLAEHGSLGVLALLILFFTPLILYLENKFNMFLLCFVVFWLLTINHAAMRTAAPAFVYSLSLLNVQLVGAPKKRA; encoded by the coding sequence ATGAAAAAAGAGGATCAATCCTATCTCTATTTAATTCTTTTTCATGTTGTTTTGGGAGCAATGGTTTATGCCGTTCCCTTCATTTCGAAAATATATGGGTATTTCATTTTTATTTTTGGAATTTATTATGTCATTAAAAAACAAAATAAGAATAATGAAGCACTTATTGCCGCTGCATATGTCGTAGGAAGTGAAGTTTTTTTGAGGATGACTGATGGGAATCCATTATATGAAATTTCCAAATATGGGGTGATGATTTTTGTCTTTATAGGGATGTATTTTAGTGGATTTTCTAAAGGTGCAGCACCGTATTGGCTATTTTTGATTTTATTGATTCCTAGTGTAGTCATTTCTACTGTTGCATTGGATTTAGAAACGGATATTAGGAAAGCCATAGCATTTAATATTTCAGGGCCCGTTTGTCTTGGAATAGTATCGCTGTACACTTATAGAAGAAGAATTTCGTTAGAGGAGACGAATAGTATTTTGTTGAGTATGGGTTTGCCTGTTGTCACATGTATGGTGTATTTGACCTTATATACACCTAATGTTCGTGATGTTGTCACTAGTACGCAATCTAATTATGAAACTTCAGGGGGATATGGACCTAATCAGGTAGCAACAATTTTAGGGTTGGGAATGTTTATTTTTTTCTCCCGAATTATATTAGATTCTAAATCAAAATTTCAAATTTTAATCAATGCTTTTATTGCCTTTAATATTACGTATCGGGGTATGATAACTTTTTCTCGTGGTGGAATGATTACAGGGTTTTTGATGATAGGCTTGCTATTATTCTTTTTGTATTCTAAATCTAATTTTGCGGGAAGAGTAAAATTAAATTATATCATAGTTTTGTTAGTAGTAGCGCTATTTGCCACTTGGTCCTATACCTCTTTCCAAACGGGAGGTCTAATTAACAAACGCTATGCTAATCAAGATGCCGCTGGAAGGTCGAAAAAAAGTCAATTAACCGGAAGAGAAGAAATAGCACAAGATGAAATAAAAATTTTCTTTGAGAATCCAATTTTTGGTGTAGGTGTAGGAAAAGGAGTTGAAGTTAGACAATTGGATAGTCCGGGCGCGGCCTTATCACACGATGAAATAACCCGTATGCTGGCGGAGCACGGTTCTTTAGGAGTATTGGCCTTACTCATCCTCTTTTTTACACCATTGATCTTGTATCTAGAAAATAAGTTCAATATGTTTTTATTGTGTTTTGTTGTGTTTTGGTTGTTGACAATCAATCACGCTGCCATGCGAACTGCAGCACCCGCCTTTGTCTATTCATTGTCTTTACTAAATGTGCAATTAGTGGGGGCTCCTAAAAAAAGAGCGTAA
- a CDS encoding glycosyltransferase has product MRIVQIIDSLEAGGAERMAVNYANALGTIIEFSGLVATRKEGVLLDQINPSVSYLFLNKKKSLDLRALFKLHFFILKNKVTHVHAHSTSFFLAFLLKLIHPSIQLIWHDHYGDSEFLDKRPIAALKMTFPFFSGIIAVNQKLKIWAQEKINFKNTIYLPNFPSEEKKISAQTVLKGINGKRIVCLANLRVQKDHFLLLEVAKKLQQSHPDWTFHLIGKDFEDSYSQKIKDLIVAFALEKNVFLYGTKQDVENILEQAAIGILTSQSEGLPVALLEYGWLKKPVVVTDVGEISSLVINGKNGFFVAAQQESLFYEALVKLLENEVLQLEFGNALHKMIIDNYSKKAVIVQYLNWLKNSCK; this is encoded by the coding sequence ATGAGAATAGTTCAAATTATCGATTCACTTGAAGCGGGTGGTGCTGAGCGCATGGCGGTGAATTATGCCAATGCTTTAGGAACAATCATTGAATTTTCAGGACTGGTTGCCACCAGGAAGGAGGGGGTTTTGCTTGATCAAATCAATCCGTCTGTTTCCTATTTGTTTTTGAATAAAAAAAAATCACTTGATTTAAGGGCGCTTTTTAAATTGCATTTTTTTATTTTGAAAAACAAAGTAACTCATGTGCATGCCCATAGCACTTCTTTTTTTTTAGCTTTTTTATTAAAATTAATTCATCCTTCGATACAATTAATTTGGCATGATCATTATGGTGATAGTGAGTTTTTAGATAAAAGGCCAATAGCTGCTTTAAAAATGACTTTCCCTTTTTTTAGTGGTATTATAGCTGTAAATCAAAAATTGAAAATTTGGGCTCAGGAAAAAATAAATTTCAAAAACACTATTTACTTACCCAATTTTCCATCTGAAGAAAAAAAAATCTCAGCGCAGACGGTGTTGAAAGGAATTAATGGTAAGCGAATAGTTTGTTTGGCTAATCTGAGAGTGCAGAAAGATCATTTTTTATTGCTGGAGGTAGCCAAAAAGTTACAACAATCGCATCCCGATTGGACTTTTCATTTGATTGGAAAAGATTTTGAGGATAGCTATTCTCAAAAAATTAAGGATTTAATAGTTGCTTTTGCTTTAGAAAAAAATGTGTTTCTTTACGGTACCAAACAAGATGTTGAAAATATTTTGGAACAAGCTGCTATTGGGATTTTAACATCTCAATCAGAGGGTTTGCCCGTAGCTCTTTTAGAGTATGGATGGTTAAAAAAACCTGTCGTAGTGACTGATGTAGGCGAGATATCCTCTCTGGTTATAAATGGTAAAAATGGTTTTTTTGTTGCCGCTCAACAGGAGTCTCTATTTTATGAAGCATTGGTCAAATTATTGGAAAACGAAGTTCTGCAATTAGAGTTTGGCAATGCGCTTCACAAAATGATAATTGATAATTATTCAAAAAAAGCTGTGATAGTACAGTATTTAAATTGGTTAAAAAATAGTTGTAAATGA
- a CDS encoding glycosyltransferase, whose amino-acid sequence MKFTIFTHVPHSKEDHLYYAYAPYVREMNVWGKSVDELAIVAPFFLDKKTAIDSSYDHQRIEFISVPNFDILSIKSTFGTILKLPSLLFVLFKAMQSTDHIHIRCPGNIGLLACLVQIFFPKKNKTAKYAGNWDPQAKQPWTYKLQKWILSNTFLTRNMHVLVYGGWEGMSKNIKPFFTATYFEKDKLALINKKVLGIIHFVFVGTLVIGKNPFYAIQLVQFLFEKGYNVQLDIYGDGIEKNKLIQFVIDNKLEEIVSLKGNQTQETIKRAYQESHFVILPSESEGWPKVIAEGMFWGCVPIATAVSCVPYMLDYGKRGILIDLNLEKDCNQIEDILQDQNYFDTIQNMAASWSRKYTLDVFEAEIKHLLTS is encoded by the coding sequence ATGAAGTTCACCATTTTTACCCATGTTCCACATTCTAAAGAGGATCATCTATATTATGCGTATGCTCCTTATGTTAGAGAAATGAATGTTTGGGGGAAAAGTGTTGATGAATTAGCGATTGTTGCTCCTTTTTTTTTAGATAAAAAAACAGCAATTGACAGTTCTTATGACCATCAAAGAATAGAATTTATATCGGTCCCAAATTTTGACATCCTATCGATTAAGTCTACTTTCGGTACTATTTTGAAACTTCCAAGTTTATTATTTGTTCTTTTTAAAGCCATGCAATCTACGGATCACATCCATATACGTTGTCCTGGTAATATTGGTTTATTAGCCTGTTTGGTACAAATTTTTTTTCCTAAAAAAAATAAAACCGCCAAGTATGCTGGAAACTGGGACCCCCAAGCGAAGCAACCTTGGACGTATAAATTGCAAAAATGGATTTTGAGTAACACTTTTTTGACACGTAACATGCACGTTTTAGTTTATGGAGGGTGGGAAGGAATGTCTAAGAATATCAAACCTTTTTTTACGGCAACATATTTTGAAAAAGATAAATTAGCTTTAATAAATAAAAAAGTTTTAGGTATAATTCATTTTGTTTTTGTTGGGACACTGGTAATTGGAAAAAATCCTTTTTATGCGATTCAATTAGTTCAATTTTTGTTTGAAAAAGGGTACAATGTACAATTAGACATTTATGGTGATGGAATTGAAAAAAATAAATTAATTCAGTTTGTTATTGATAATAAATTGGAGGAAATTGTTTCTTTGAAAGGAAATCAAACACAAGAAACTATAAAAAGAGCATATCAAGAAAGTCATTTTGTTATTTTACCATCTGAAAGTGAGGGCTGGCCAAAAGTAATAGCCGAGGGAATGTTTTGGGGTTGTGTGCCTATTGCAACTGCAGTATCTTGCGTGCCTTATATGTTAGATTATGGCAAGAGAGGAATTTTGATAGATTTGAATTTAGAGAAAGATTGCAATCAAATAGAAGATATTTTGCAAGACCAAAATTATTTCGACACTATTCAGAACATGGCTGCGAGTTGGTCTAGAAAATATACTTTAGATGTTTTTGAAGCTGAAATTAAACACTTGCTTACATCATGA